A single Lolium perenne isolate Kyuss_39 chromosome 6, Kyuss_2.0, whole genome shotgun sequence DNA region contains:
- the LOC127306925 gene encoding protein YABBY 4, which translates to MSSSSASSAVFNLQDHLAPSPTEQLCYVHCNCCDTILAVGVPCSSLFKTVTVRCGHCANLLSVNLRGLLLPPATPPATQLPFGHSLLSPTSHHGLLDEVAFQTPSLPMDQGSTNLNAFTGRTNSSCSSNLPAAMPMPAAKPAQQQEIEQSAKSAPSANRPPEKRQRVPSAYNRFIKDEIQRIKAGNPDITHREAFSAAAKNWAHFPHIHFGLMPDQGFKRTFKAQDGPEDMLLKDGLYAAAAAAAANMGVTPF; encoded by the exons atgtcgtcctcctccgcctcgtcggctgTCTTCAACCTGCAGGACCACCTCGCGCCGTCCCCCACCGAGCAGCTCTGCTACGTCCATTGCAACTGCTGCGACACCATCCTCGCG GTCGGCGTGCCGTGCAGCAGCCTGTTCAAGACGGTGACGGTGAGGTGCGGCCACTGCGCCAACCTGCTCTCCGTCAACCTCCGCGGCCTCCTGCTCCCACCCGCGACGCCGCCCGCCACCCAGCTCCCCTTCGGCCATTCCTTGCTGTCCCCTACCTCCCACCATGGCCTCCTC GACGAGGTGGCGTTCCAGACGCCCAGCCTGCCCATGGACCAGGGGAGCACCAACCTCAACGCCTTCACGGGCCGCACCAACAGCAGCTGCTCCAGCAACCTGCCGGCGGCCATGCCCATGCCTGCCGCCAAGCCTGCGCAGCAGCAGGAGATCGAACAGTCGGCCAAGAGCGCCCCTTCGGCCAACAGGC CTCCGGAGAAGCGTCAGAGAGTCCCATCCGCTTACAACCGCTTCATTAA GGACGAGATCCAGCGCATCAAGGCCGGCAACCCGGACATcacgcaccgggaggccttcagcGCGGCCGCGAAGAAT TGGGCCCATTTCCCGCACATCCACTTTGGCCTCATGCCGGATCAGGGGTTCAAGAGGACCTTCAAAGCTCAG GATGGCCCTGAAGACATGCTTCTCAAGGATGGTCTCtatgcggcggcggcagcggcagccgccAACATGGGCGTCACTCCATTCTAG